One segment of Streptosporangium brasiliense DNA contains the following:
- a CDS encoding NADP-dependent isocitrate dehydrogenase, giving the protein MPKIKVEGPVVELDGDEMTRIIWQFIKDQLILPYLDVDLKYYDLGIEHRDATDDQVTIDAANAIKQYGVGVKCATITPDEARVEEFGLKKMWKSPNGTIRNILGGVIFREPIIMSNVPRLVPGWTKPIIIGRHAFGDQYRATDLKIPGEGTLTLTYTPKDGSEPIELDVYDFPGAGIAMAMYNLDESIRDFARASMRYGLSRGYPVYLSTKNTILKAYDGRFKDIFAEVFETEFKAEFEAAGITYEHRLIDDMVAAALKWEGGYVWAAKNYDGDVQSDTVAQGFGSLGLMTSVLMTPDGRTVEAEAAHGTVTRHYREHQKGNPTSTNPIASIFAWTRGLQHRGKLDNTPAVIDFAEKLEQVCIETVEGGQMTKDLALLVGGDAKWLTTQDFLAALDENLKKKMA; this is encoded by the coding sequence ATGCCCAAGATCAAGGTAGAGGGCCCCGTCGTCGAGCTTGACGGCGACGAGATGACCCGGATCATCTGGCAGTTCATCAAGGACCAGCTGATCCTTCCCTACCTCGACGTCGACCTGAAGTACTACGACCTCGGGATCGAGCACCGTGACGCCACCGACGACCAGGTGACGATCGACGCCGCCAACGCGATCAAGCAGTACGGCGTCGGCGTCAAGTGCGCCACGATCACCCCGGACGAGGCGCGGGTCGAGGAGTTCGGCCTGAAGAAGATGTGGAAGTCCCCGAACGGGACGATCCGTAACATCCTCGGCGGTGTCATCTTCCGCGAGCCGATCATCATGTCCAACGTGCCGAGGCTCGTCCCCGGCTGGACCAAGCCGATCATCATCGGCCGTCACGCGTTCGGCGACCAGTATCGCGCCACCGACCTGAAGATCCCGGGCGAGGGCACGCTGACCCTCACCTACACGCCGAAGGACGGCTCGGAGCCGATCGAGCTCGACGTCTACGACTTCCCCGGGGCCGGCATCGCGATGGCGATGTACAACCTGGACGAGTCCATCCGCGACTTCGCCCGCGCCTCCATGCGTTACGGCCTGTCCCGTGGCTACCCGGTCTACCTCTCCACGAAGAACACGATCCTGAAGGCCTACGACGGCCGCTTCAAGGACATCTTCGCCGAGGTCTTCGAGACCGAGTTCAAGGCCGAGTTCGAGGCCGCCGGCATCACCTACGAGCACCGCCTGATCGACGACATGGTCGCCGCGGCGCTCAAGTGGGAGGGCGGCTACGTCTGGGCGGCCAAGAACTACGACGGCGACGTCCAGTCCGACACCGTCGCGCAGGGCTTCGGCTCCCTCGGCCTGATGACCTCGGTGCTGATGACCCCCGACGGCCGGACCGTCGAGGCCGAGGCCGCCCACGGCACCGTGACCCGTCACTACCGTGAGCACCAGAAGGGCAACCCCACCTCCACCAACCCGATCGCCTCGATCTTCGCGTGGACCCGTGGCCTCCAGCACCGTGGCAAGCTCGACAACACCCCCGCGGTGATCGACTTCGCCGAGAAGCTGGAGCAGGTCTGCATCGAGACCGTCGAGGGCGGCCAGAT
- a CDS encoding DUF3017 domain-containing protein, with product MSTTEDRWRPYPLVLAGAILAVTFAVLLDPEWGGFSLGVVMTLGAVLRLVGSGLLAVRTRTTDAVTLAVFGVALMAGSLVLQYPALMPL from the coding sequence GTGAGCACAACTGAAGATCGCTGGAGACCGTATCCGCTGGTGCTGGCGGGTGCGATCCTGGCCGTTACCTTTGCCGTCCTGCTCGACCCCGAGTGGGGTGGGTTCTCTCTCGGTGTGGTCATGACGCTGGGGGCCGTGCTCCGGCTGGTGGGCAGCGGACTGCTCGCCGTACGCACCAGGACGACCGACGCCGTCACGCTCGCCGTCTTCGGCGTCGCGCTGATGGCCGGCTCGCTGGTGCTTCAGTATCCGGCGCTCATGCCGCTTTAA
- a CDS encoding citrate/2-methylcitrate synthase, whose product MADKPTKGLADVVAASTALSDIDGQAGLLFYRGYDIHDLAGRTTFEETAHLLQRGSLPNGEQLAAYGAQLVEGRKLGALADANIPEIADRQAPMEALRTLVSLAGADDPDKDSNSPEANLRKAARLTAQQPVLVARYHAARTGATIPEPDPGLSVAANFLLQITGRTPERREVEIFDTCLVLHADHTMNASTFAARVCAATLSDMHSAIVAAIGTLKGPLHGGANEQVMRTLEALDPAAVAQSVRDRLAAGEKIMGFGHRVYKTEDPRATHLRKMSQELADASGDDKFYRMSKEMEEVVFETKGLYPNVDFYAATVYHYLGIPTDLFTPVFSVSRMAGWTAHVIEQHADNRLIRPDSEYIGERDQKWKPLAER is encoded by the coding sequence ATGGCGGACAAGCCCACAAAAGGCCTCGCCGATGTCGTAGCCGCGTCCACAGCGCTCAGTGACATCGACGGTCAGGCCGGTCTCCTTTTCTATCGTGGCTACGACATCCACGATCTGGCCGGCCGCACCACCTTCGAAGAGACCGCCCACCTGCTGCAGCGCGGAAGCCTCCCCAACGGGGAGCAGCTGGCCGCCTACGGGGCGCAGCTCGTCGAAGGGCGTAAGCTCGGCGCGCTCGCCGACGCGAACATCCCGGAGATCGCGGACAGGCAGGCGCCCATGGAGGCGCTGCGCACCCTGGTCTCGCTGGCCGGGGCCGACGATCCGGACAAGGACTCCAACAGTCCCGAGGCCAACCTGCGCAAGGCCGCCCGGCTGACCGCCCAGCAGCCGGTCCTCGTCGCCCGCTACCACGCGGCCAGGACGGGCGCCACGATCCCCGAGCCGGATCCCGGGCTGAGCGTCGCGGCCAACTTCCTGCTGCAGATCACCGGCCGCACCCCCGAGCGGCGCGAGGTCGAGATCTTCGACACCTGCCTGGTCCTGCACGCCGACCACACGATGAACGCCTCGACGTTCGCCGCCCGCGTGTGCGCCGCGACCCTGTCCGACATGCACTCGGCCATCGTGGCGGCCATCGGCACCCTCAAGGGCCCGCTCCACGGCGGGGCCAACGAGCAGGTCATGCGGACCCTGGAGGCGCTCGACCCGGCCGCCGTCGCCCAGTCCGTGCGCGACCGGCTCGCCGCCGGCGAGAAGATCATGGGCTTCGGGCACCGGGTCTACAAGACCGAGGACCCGCGCGCCACGCACCTGCGCAAGATGTCGCAGGAGCTCGCGGACGCCTCCGGCGACGACAAGTTCTACCGCATGTCCAAGGAGATGGAGGAGGTCGTCTTCGAGACGAAGGGCCTCTATCCCAACGTCGACTTCTACGCGGCGACCGTCTACCACTACCTCGGTATCCCGACAGACCTGTTCACTCCGGTCTTCTCGGTCAGCCGCATGGCAGGATGGACCGCACACGTCATCGAGCAGCACGCCGACAATCGCCTGATCCGCCCGGACAGCGAATACATCGGCGAGCGCGACCAGAAGTGGAAGCCGCTCGCCGAGCGATGA
- a CDS encoding FHA domain-containing protein: MEGPFIRIEDTGEVVPLRPEITTIGRGRGVDIRLTDPSVSRLHAEFVRRGPYLYVVDLGLSRNGTRVNGRPIARRVLDDGDVVSFGAARGRIGGVPREDFAPEVELRRAAAPELTRREVDVLTSLCRPALSDEAFVAPATAREIADDLVVTEAAVKQHLLRLYQKFRIPEGTNRRTRLANEVVALGLVRPTPVVPPQRAAGTPEPQPAATAAGRRAS; this comes from the coding sequence GTGGAGGGGCCGTTCATACGCATCGAGGACACTGGCGAGGTGGTCCCGTTGCGCCCCGAGATCACGACGATCGGACGCGGCCGGGGAGTGGACATCCGGCTCACCGATCCGAGTGTGTCCCGGCTGCACGCGGAATTCGTCCGGCGCGGACCCTACCTGTATGTCGTTGATCTGGGCCTGTCCCGCAACGGCACGCGGGTGAACGGCAGGCCGATCGCCCGGAGGGTGCTCGACGACGGCGACGTCGTCTCCTTCGGCGCCGCGCGGGGCAGGATCGGCGGAGTCCCGCGTGAGGACTTCGCCCCCGAGGTCGAGCTCCGCCGCGCCGCGGCTCCGGAGCTGACCCGGCGGGAGGTGGACGTGCTGACGTCGCTGTGCCGTCCGGCGCTGTCGGACGAGGCGTTCGTCGCACCGGCCACGGCGCGGGAGATCGCCGACGATCTGGTGGTGACGGAGGCCGCGGTCAAGCAGCACCTGCTCCGCCTCTACCAGAAGTTCCGGATCCCGGAGGGGACCAACCGGCGCACCAGGCTGGCCAACGAGGTCGTCGCCCTGGGGCTGGTCCGGCCGACCCCGGTGGTGCCGCCGCAGCGCGCGGCCGGCACCCCGGAGCCGCAGCCGGCGGCGACCGCCGCGGGCCGCCGGGCGTCCTGA
- a CDS encoding bifunctional methylenetetrahydrofolate dehydrogenase/methenyltetrahydrofolate cyclohydrolase, producing MSAQILDGKATAAKIKADLTARVAALRERGITPGLGTVLVGDDPGSQIYVAGKHRDCAEVGIASIRRDLPATATQAEVEAVIDELNAAEECTGYIVQLPLPRHLDTMALIERMDPAKDADGLHPLNLGRLVHTVDAPLPCTPHGIVLLLQEYGVPIKGAEVVVVGRGITVGRSLGLLLTRRSENATVTLCHTGTQDLAAHTRRADIVVAAAGVPHLITADMVKPGAAVLDVGVSRVDGKIAGDVAPGVKDVAGFLTPNPGGVGPMTRALLLSNVVEAAEKQG from the coding sequence ATGAGCGCGCAGATTCTGGACGGCAAGGCCACCGCGGCGAAGATCAAGGCAGACCTCACGGCGCGGGTCGCCGCGCTGAGAGAGCGCGGGATCACCCCCGGGCTCGGCACCGTCCTGGTCGGCGACGACCCGGGCAGCCAGATCTACGTGGCCGGCAAGCACCGCGACTGCGCGGAGGTCGGCATCGCCTCCATCCGCAGGGACCTGCCCGCGACGGCCACGCAGGCCGAGGTCGAGGCGGTCATCGACGAGCTCAACGCCGCCGAGGAGTGCACCGGCTACATCGTGCAGCTCCCCCTGCCCCGCCACCTCGACACCATGGCGCTGATCGAGCGGATGGACCCGGCCAAGGACGCCGACGGCCTGCACCCGCTCAACCTGGGCCGGCTGGTCCACACGGTCGACGCGCCGCTGCCCTGCACCCCGCACGGCATCGTCCTGCTCCTGCAGGAGTACGGCGTGCCGATCAAGGGCGCCGAGGTCGTCGTGGTCGGCCGTGGCATCACCGTGGGCCGCTCGCTCGGCCTGCTGCTGACCCGCCGCTCGGAGAACGCCACGGTCACCCTCTGCCACACCGGCACCCAGGACCTGGCGGCTCACACCCGTCGCGCCGACATCGTCGTCGCCGCGGCGGGCGTGCCGCATCTGATCACCGCCGACATGGTCAAGCCCGGCGCCGCCGTGCTCGACGTCGGGGTCTCCCGGGTCGACGGCAAGATCGCCGGTGATGTCGCCCCCGGCGTCAAGGACGTCGCGGGCTTCCTCACCCCCAACCCCGGCGGCGTGGGCCCGATGACCCGGGCCCTGCTGCTGAGCAACGTGGTCGAGGCCGCCGAGAAGCAGGGCTAG
- the purH gene encoding bifunctional phosphoribosylaminoimidazolecarboxamide formyltransferase/IMP cyclohydrolase: MTRIAIRRALIAVYDKSGLEELARGLDAAGVEIVSTGGTAAKIASFGVPVTPVEALTGFPECLDGRVKTLHPRVHAGLLADSGNPAHVKQLEELEIDPFELVVVNLYPFQETVASGASDRDCVEQIDIGGPAMIRAAAKNHGTAAIVVDPGAYGDVLAAVAEGGFTLTQRRRLAAAAYAHTAAYDTAVASWFADVYAPEEGAWPSYMGAAWELKSPLRYGENPHQGAALYSGGRDGLANAEQLHGKEMSYNNYLDADAAWRAAWDFTEPAVAIIKHQNPCGIAVGADVAEAHRRANACDPVSAYGGVIAVNGEVTEELARQIAEVFTEVVVAPSFAAEALAVLTQKKNIRLLACPQGPDNRTEFRRIDGGLLVQATDRVDAPGDAPSTWELKAGPAASAEVLADLAFAWKACRSVKSNAILLAADGASVGVGMGQVNRVDSAQLAVSRAGDRARGSVAASDAFFPFADGPQVLIDAGVKAIVEPGGSIRDADVIAAAEAAGITLYFTGTRHFFH, from the coding sequence GTGACCCGCATCGCCATCCGGCGCGCGTTGATCGCTGTGTATGACAAGAGCGGGCTGGAGGAGTTGGCCCGCGGACTCGACGCCGCGGGTGTGGAGATCGTCTCCACCGGCGGCACCGCCGCGAAGATCGCGTCGTTCGGTGTCCCCGTCACCCCGGTCGAGGCGCTGACCGGGTTCCCCGAGTGCCTCGACGGCCGCGTCAAGACCCTGCACCCGCGCGTGCACGCCGGCCTGCTGGCCGACAGCGGCAACCCCGCCCACGTCAAGCAGCTCGAAGAGCTGGAGATCGACCCGTTCGAGCTGGTGGTGGTCAACCTCTACCCGTTCCAGGAGACCGTGGCCTCCGGAGCCTCCGACCGTGACTGCGTGGAGCAGATCGACATCGGCGGCCCCGCCATGATCCGCGCCGCGGCGAAGAACCACGGCACCGCCGCGATCGTGGTCGACCCGGGCGCCTACGGCGACGTGCTCGCCGCGGTGGCCGAGGGCGGTTTCACCCTCACCCAGCGCCGCCGCCTCGCCGCGGCCGCCTACGCCCACACCGCCGCCTACGACACCGCGGTGGCCTCCTGGTTCGCCGACGTCTACGCCCCGGAGGAGGGCGCCTGGCCGAGCTACATGGGCGCCGCCTGGGAGCTCAAGTCGCCGCTGCGTTACGGCGAGAACCCGCACCAGGGCGCGGCCCTCTACTCCGGCGGGCGTGACGGCCTGGCCAACGCCGAGCAACTGCACGGCAAGGAGATGTCCTACAACAACTATCTCGACGCCGACGCGGCCTGGCGGGCCGCCTGGGACTTCACCGAGCCCGCGGTGGCGATCATCAAGCACCAGAACCCGTGCGGCATCGCGGTCGGCGCCGACGTCGCCGAGGCGCACCGCAGGGCCAACGCCTGCGACCCGGTCTCCGCCTACGGCGGTGTGATCGCGGTCAACGGCGAGGTCACCGAGGAGCTGGCCCGGCAGATCGCCGAGGTGTTCACCGAGGTCGTGGTGGCCCCGTCCTTCGCCGCGGAGGCGCTGGCCGTCCTCACCCAGAAGAAGAACATCCGGCTGCTGGCCTGCCCGCAGGGGCCGGACAACCGGACCGAGTTCCGCCGGATCGACGGCGGCCTGCTGGTGCAGGCCACCGACCGGGTGGACGCCCCCGGCGACGCCCCGTCCACCTGGGAGCTCAAGGCCGGTCCGGCGGCCTCCGCCGAGGTCCTCGCCGACCTGGCCTTCGCCTGGAAGGCCTGCCGCTCGGTGAAGTCCAACGCGATCCTGCTCGCCGCCGACGGCGCGAGCGTCGGGGTCGGCATGGGCCAGGTCAACCGGGTCGACTCGGCGCAGCTGGCGGTCTCCCGGGCCGGTGACCGGGCCCGGGGGTCGGTGGCGGCCTCCGACGCGTTCTTCCCGTTCGCCGACGGCCCACAGGTGCTCATCGACGCCGGGGTGAAGGCGATCGTGGAGCCGGGCGGCTCCATCCGGGACGCGGACGTGATCGCCGCGGCCGAGGCCGCCGGGATCACCCTCTACTTCACCGGCACCCGCCACTTCTTCCACTGA
- the purN gene encoding phosphoribosylglycinamide formyltransferase yields MSSQAARLVVLVSGSGTNLQALLNAVADEAYGARIVAVGADRDGIEGLARAERAGIPTFVERLADHPGRDVWDRAIAARIAEHRPDLVVCAGFMKILGEPTLTAFPVLNTHPALLPAFPGAHGVRDALAYGVRITGCTVMLADAGVDTGPIIAQEAVPVLDGDDEASLHERIKTVERALLVKTVGRMAREGWTVAGRTFRFGRPGG; encoded by the coding sequence GTGTCATCCCAGGCCGCTCGGCTTGTGGTCCTCGTGTCCGGTTCTGGAACCAACCTACAGGCCTTACTGAACGCTGTGGCAGACGAGGCTTACGGGGCCCGGATCGTTGCGGTGGGCGCCGATCGCGACGGTATCGAGGGATTGGCCCGCGCGGAGCGCGCCGGCATCCCCACCTTCGTCGAGAGGCTGGCCGACCACCCGGGGCGTGACGTCTGGGACCGGGCGATCGCGGCGCGGATCGCCGAGCACCGGCCCGACCTGGTCGTCTGCGCGGGGTTCATGAAGATCCTCGGCGAGCCGACGCTGACCGCCTTCCCCGTCCTCAACACCCATCCCGCGCTGCTGCCCGCCTTCCCCGGCGCGCACGGGGTCCGCGACGCCCTCGCGTACGGCGTGCGGATCACCGGCTGCACGGTGATGCTCGCCGACGCCGGGGTCGACACCGGGCCGATCATCGCCCAGGAGGCCGTGCCCGTTCTCGACGGCGACGACGAGGCGTCCCTGCACGAGCGCATCAAGACCGTCGAGCGGGCCCTGCTCGTCAAGACCGTCGGCCGGATGGCCCGTGAGGGCTGGACCGTGGCCGGAAGGACCTTTCGCTTCGGACGACCCGGCGGATGA
- a CDS encoding cell division protein PerM, translating to MTALLDQLRTAPRNVLSRIPLPGVTGDDDDVRRPLPVSGMLAAAWTLGVGLAVLTTLTLVGWIASPKGALGPGLPGVFRTAAQLWLAAHHAGFAIPGGSVGLLPLGLTVLPAFLLYRAGIWMTRDADLRLRLPARLPKNSPKDEANARRRAQLVLVAQAGVSLAAPYALLAGIIALVTRNEITQPFLGDVLVSHVAVAFLAGSLATARTIGPWRSMLRLLPERLRSVVVASAAALGIMLVAGAVMVLAAVAVNFRQVQELSGVLSPGFVGGLLLLLVQGLYLVNAVIWGMAYIAGPGFAVGSGTLVAPTGVQLGTVPSLPILGALPETGPTPAWVMVVIALPFAAGAVAGVLGVRIAPSPSYEGAPLWGFVCGLATGAAAGLLAALSGGPLGGARLTSVGPAGWEVMLSVTLEVGVAAGISAGLANWWLIFRGHNTAVTKAAAKVGTATAPVRKAGVKIAKAAGAVAGKVGFAEPEGLRTLPGHWLDATECDTQPIPVIRDDWEDEHASAAAENPPQLHHRGPPRPPRRDIVDESDDKGGHVIYLDPYAWDRD from the coding sequence GTGACGGCCCTTCTCGATCAGCTCCGGACGGCTCCCCGTAACGTCCTCAGCCGTATCCCCCTGCCAGGCGTCACGGGTGACGACGACGACGTCCGCCGGCCGCTCCCCGTATCCGGGATGCTCGCCGCCGCCTGGACTCTCGGCGTGGGCCTGGCGGTGCTCACCACCCTCACCCTGGTCGGCTGGATCGCCTCCCCCAAGGGCGCGCTCGGCCCCGGCCTGCCGGGGGTCTTCCGCACCGCCGCGCAGCTCTGGCTGGCGGCCCACCACGCGGGGTTCGCGATCCCCGGCGGGTCGGTGGGGCTGCTCCCGCTCGGGCTGACGGTGCTGCCGGCCTTCCTGCTGTACCGGGCCGGCATCTGGATGACCCGGGACGCGGACCTGCGCCTGCGGCTGCCCGCCCGGCTGCCCAAGAACAGCCCGAAGGACGAGGCCAACGCCCGGCGCCGGGCCCAACTCGTGCTGGTCGCCCAGGCGGGCGTCTCGCTGGCGGCGCCGTACGCGCTGCTGGCCGGGATCATCGCGCTGGTCACCCGGAACGAGATCACCCAGCCGTTCCTCGGCGACGTGCTGGTCAGCCACGTGGCGGTGGCCTTCCTCGCGGGCTCGCTGGCCACCGCCAGGACGATCGGCCCGTGGCGGTCGATGCTGCGCCTGCTGCCCGAGCGGCTGCGCTCCGTCGTGGTGGCCTCGGCCGCCGCGCTGGGGATCATGCTCGTGGCGGGTGCCGTCATGGTGCTCGCCGCCGTCGCGGTGAACTTCCGGCAGGTCCAGGAGCTGTCCGGCGTCCTGTCGCCCGGCTTCGTCGGCGGCCTGCTGCTCCTGCTGGTCCAGGGGCTCTACCTGGTCAACGCGGTCATCTGGGGGATGGCCTACATCGCCGGTCCGGGCTTCGCGGTCGGCTCCGGCACGCTGGTCGCGCCCACCGGGGTCCAGCTCGGGACGGTGCCGAGCCTGCCGATCCTGGGCGCCCTGCCGGAGACGGGTCCCACCCCGGCGTGGGTGATGGTGGTGATCGCGCTGCCGTTCGCGGCCGGGGCGGTGGCGGGAGTCCTGGGCGTCAGGATCGCGCCGTCGCCGTCGTACGAGGGCGCGCCGCTGTGGGGGTTCGTCTGCGGGCTGGCGACCGGCGCGGCGGCCGGGCTGCTGGCCGCGCTGTCCGGCGGGCCGCTGGGCGGGGCGAGGCTCACCTCGGTCGGTCCGGCGGGCTGGGAGGTCATGCTCTCGGTGACGCTGGAGGTGGGCGTCGCCGCGGGCATCTCGGCGGGGCTGGCCAACTGGTGGCTGATCTTCCGGGGGCACAACACCGCCGTCACCAAGGCCGCCGCCAAGGTCGGCACGGCCACCGCGCCGGTCCGCAAGGCGGGAGTCAAGATCGCGAAGGCGGCGGGGGCGGTGGCCGGCAAGGTCGGCTTCGCCGAGCCCGAGGGCCTGCGCACGCTCCCCGGCCACTGGCTGGACGCCACCGAGTGCGACACCCAGCCGATCCCGGTCATCAGGGACGACTGGGAGGACGAGCACGCCTCGGCGGCGGCGGAGAACCCTCCCCAGCTCCACCACCGCGGGCCGCCACGCCCGCCCCGGCGCGACATCGTCGACGAGTCCGACGACAAGGGCGGCCACGTGATCTACCTGGACCCCTACGCCTGGGACCGCGACTGA
- the sucD gene encoding succinate--CoA ligase subunit alpha, which produces MAIWLTENSKIIVQGMTGGEGTKHTRRMLASGARVVGGVNARKAGTTHEGLPVFGTVVEAVKETGADVSVVFVPPAFTKDAVKEAIDAEIPLCVVITEGVPVHDTTEFWAYAVAKGNKTRIIGPNCPGIASPGASNAGIIPADITTAGRIGLVSKSGTLTYQLMYELRDFGFSTAVGIGGDPVIGTTHIDALQAFQDDPATDAIVMIGEIGGDAEERAAAYIEQHVTKPVVAYVAGFTAPEGKTMGHAGAIVSGSAGTAQAKKEALEKVGVRVGKTPSETARLMREVMQSR; this is translated from the coding sequence ATGGCTATCTGGCTGACCGAGAACAGCAAGATCATTGTTCAGGGCATGACCGGCGGTGAGGGCACCAAGCACACCCGCCGCATGCTCGCCTCCGGCGCCCGCGTCGTCGGCGGCGTCAACGCCCGCAAGGCCGGCACCACCCACGAGGGCCTGCCCGTCTTCGGCACCGTCGTCGAGGCCGTCAAGGAGACCGGCGCCGACGTTTCGGTCGTCTTCGTGCCCCCGGCGTTCACCAAGGACGCCGTCAAGGAGGCCATCGACGCCGAGATCCCGCTCTGCGTGGTGATCACCGAGGGCGTCCCGGTCCACGACACCACCGAGTTCTGGGCCTACGCGGTCGCCAAGGGCAACAAGACCCGCATCATCGGGCCGAACTGCCCCGGCATCGCCTCGCCCGGCGCCTCCAACGCCGGCATCATCCCCGCCGACATCACCACCGCCGGCCGCATCGGCCTGGTCTCGAAGTCCGGGACGCTGACCTACCAGCTCATGTACGAGCTGCGTGACTTCGGCTTCTCCACCGCCGTCGGCATCGGCGGCGACCCGGTCATCGGCACCACGCACATCGACGCGCTGCAGGCGTTCCAGGACGACCCGGCCACCGACGCGATCGTGATGATCGGTGAGATCGGCGGCGACGCCGAGGAGCGCGCGGCCGCCTACATCGAGCAGCACGTGACCAAGCCGGTCGTCGCCTACGTCGCGGGCTTCACCGCCCCCGAGGGCAAGACCATGGGCCACGCCGGCGCGATCGTGTCCGGCTCGGCCGGCACCGCCCAGGCGAAGAAGGAGGCTCTGGAGAAGGTCGGCGTCCGCGTCGGCAAGACCCCGAGCGAGACCGCCCGCCTGATGCGCGAGGTCATGCAGTCCCGCTAG
- the sucC gene encoding ADP-forming succinate--CoA ligase subunit beta, which translates to MDLFEHQAKELFAEYGIPVPRGIVAHTVEEARAAAEQLTGRVVVKAQVKTGGRGKAGGVKVADDAADAEQKATQILGMDIKGHTVHKVLIEEASAIAEEYYFSFLLDRANRTFLAICSAAGGMDIEEVAHSTPEKVAKIPVSPLDGVDRAKAREIAEAGGLPAVALDGAAELIEKLWCAFVDEDASLVEVNPMILSADGQVKALDGKVTLDDNATFRQADHAVFEDKAAEDPLEAAAKEKDLNYVKLDGSVGIIGNGAGLVMSTLDVVAYAGEAFPGRPKPANFLDIGGGASAEVMASGLEIIISDPSVKSIFVNVFGGITACDAVANGIVSAFQLLESRGEAVSRPLVVRLDGNNAELGRQILADAKLSGVELVDTMDDAAKRAAELAAVGA; encoded by the coding sequence GTGGACCTGTTCGAACATCAGGCGAAGGAGCTCTTCGCGGAGTACGGCATCCCGGTGCCGCGTGGCATTGTCGCGCACACCGTGGAGGAGGCACGCGCGGCAGCCGAGCAGCTGACCGGCCGTGTCGTCGTCAAGGCACAGGTCAAGACCGGTGGCCGCGGTAAGGCCGGCGGCGTGAAGGTCGCCGACGACGCCGCCGACGCCGAGCAGAAGGCCACCCAGATCCTCGGCATGGACATCAAGGGCCACACGGTCCACAAGGTCCTGATCGAGGAAGCCAGCGCGATCGCGGAGGAATATTACTTCTCCTTCCTGCTCGACCGCGCGAACCGCACCTTCCTCGCCATCTGCTCCGCCGCGGGCGGCATGGACATCGAAGAGGTCGCGCACAGCACCCCGGAGAAGGTCGCCAAGATCCCGGTCTCCCCGCTCGACGGGGTCGACCGGGCCAAGGCCCGTGAGATCGCCGAGGCCGGCGGCCTGCCGGCGGTCGCGCTCGACGGCGCCGCGGAGCTCATCGAGAAGCTCTGGTGCGCCTTCGTCGACGAGGACGCCTCCCTGGTCGAGGTCAACCCGATGATCCTGTCGGCCGACGGCCAGGTCAAGGCCCTCGACGGCAAGGTCACCCTCGACGACAACGCGACCTTCCGCCAGGCCGACCACGCGGTCTTCGAGGACAAGGCCGCCGAGGACCCCCTTGAGGCCGCGGCCAAGGAGAAGGACCTCAACTACGTCAAGCTCGACGGCAGCGTGGGCATCATCGGCAACGGCGCGGGCCTGGTCATGTCGACCCTCGACGTCGTCGCCTACGCCGGCGAGGCCTTCCCCGGCCGGCCCAAGCCCGCCAACTTCCTCGACATCGGCGGCGGCGCCTCGGCCGAGGTCATGGCGTCCGGCCTGGAGATCATCATCTCCGACCCGTCCGTGAAGTCGATCTTCGTGAACGTCTTCGGCGGCATCACCGCCTGTGACGCGGTCGCCAACGGCATCGTCTCCGCCTTCCAGCTCCTGGAGAGCCGCGGCGAGGCCGTCAGCCGCCCGCTGGTCGTCCGGCTGGACGGCAACAACGCCGAGCTCGGCCGGCAGATTCTGGCCGACGCCAAGCTCTCCGGCGTCGAGCTGGTTGACACGATGGACGATGCGGCCAAGCGTGCCGCCGAACTCGCCGCGGTAGGTGCGTAA
- a CDS encoding cobalamin B12-binding domain-containing protein: protein MDAVPRIRVVIAKPGLDGHDRGVKIVARALRDAGMEVVYTGLHQTPEQIVRTAVQEDAAAIGLSVLSGAHMTLFARVLELLKDGDADDITVFGGGIIPEADIPELHRMGVARIFTPGATTQEIVEWVRSAVPARV, encoded by the coding sequence ATGGACGCCGTGCCGAGGATCCGCGTCGTCATCGCCAAACCCGGGCTCGACGGGCACGACCGCGGTGTGAAGATCGTGGCGCGGGCGCTGCGGGACGCCGGGATGGAGGTCGTCTACACCGGCCTGCACCAGACGCCCGAGCAGATCGTGCGCACCGCCGTCCAGGAGGACGCGGCCGCGATCGGGCTGTCCGTCCTGTCGGGCGCGCACATGACGCTCTTCGCCAGGGTGCTCGAACTGCTGAAGGACGGCGACGCCGACGACATCACGGTGTTCGGCGGTGGGATCATTCCGGAGGCGGACATACCCGAGCTCCACCGGATGGGCGTGGCCCGGATCTTCACACCGGGCGCGACCACCCAGGAGATCGTCGAGTGGGTGCGGAGCGCCGTTCCCGCCCGCGTTTAG